The segment CGACCTGCCCCATGCGCCTTCGGGCGCCAGCTGAAGGGTACGGTCCAGTTCCTCCAGGATCTCGCCACACCAGATGATGTCGTCCTCCACGCCGACACCCGGGGCGGAGTCGGCACGCCCGGGTTTGAAGGCGGCGATACGGGTCACCCGGTCTTCCACTGCGGCGATCAGCCGGTCGACGAAGACCGCCATCTCCGATGCCGACAGCATGCCTTCCTGGCTCGCGGCGCGCGACGAGTTGATCACCAGACGCAGGATCCGCGCCGCATCGCCCAGGTGTGCAAACAGGATTTCGACAAGGCGCGGTCCTCCGTCATGCGCGATCTCGGAAGCGTCGCGGATCATCAGACGCAGCTCGGCCAGCTGAGCCTCGGTCGGGCGGGCGGTCAGGGCCGGAAGAGCCGCGATGCCGCTTCGGGCCAGAATGGACAGGTCGAAACAGGCCGCCAGTTCACTGAGACCTTCGGCCCGCGTGTCTTCGTCCCACCCGTCCGCAGGCCAGATGATGTCGGGCTGGTCCCGGATCACGCCGGAGGCCGCGATACAGATGCGATTGGCCACCGCCACGACCTTGGGATCGTCCTCACGGAACCGGACGTCTTCCAGCTGGCGCAGCAGCTTGGGCTCGCGGGCCGTGGCGGCCTTCCACACGCGAGGCAGGACGGTGGACGGAAAGGTCAGGGCGGCGACGCCGTCAGGACGCGGGCCAAACATGGGCAGAAGGGGCGCGAACACCACGGCGCGGCGCTGGCGGTCGGCGGTCTCTTCAGCCAGCATCTTGCTGAGCGCGCGGGCGCGATCCCCTGGCATCTCGCCAACGGTCATCGACAGCGTATCCAGAACGCTGCCGGGCACGCGCTCCAGCATCTGGGCGAGCACAGCGCACTGAGCGACCGACAGTGCGGCCATTCTGGTCTCCGATAGACGGGCTTCGCCCCGCTTTCGGACCATCTTGACCGCTGAAGTTTAAGATTCGGCAAGCGGACGGTTCAGGCCTCGGCAGCCGGCAGCTCCAGCACCGCCTTCAGACCGCCCAGGTCGCTGGCCGCCAGGGTCAGCCGCCCGCCATAGGCCCTCGTCAGGTCCTCCACGATCGCCAGACCCAGGCCCGACCCCGGGGCTTCCTCGTCCAGACGGGCCCCGCGCTTCAGGACCTCGTCACGCTGGTCGGCGGGCAGGCCGGGGCCGTCATCCTCGACCACGGCGATCATCTGGCCCAGGCCGCTGCCCCCGGCCGAGACCCGAACCCGCCGCGTCGACCATTTGCAGGCATTCTCCATCAGATTGCCGAGCACCTCCTGCAGGTCCTGACGCTCACCCAGGAAGGCGAGGTCGTCGGGCGCGCGCCAGTCGATCTCGACCCCTTTGGACTGGAAGACCCGTTCCAGCATCACGGCCAGTTCGTCGATGACCTCTCCCACGGGCGTGCGCTCGCCCAGGCCCTGCGCCCGGGCGGCGGCGCGGGCGCGGCGCAGGTGGTGATCGACCTGGCCCTTCATGATCTCGGATTGACGGCGCACGACCCCGGCCAGCGGTGTCGGATCGCTTTCCGCCTCGGCCAGCATGACCGAGAGCGGCGTCTTCAGGGCGTGCGCCAGATTGCCGACGTGGGTCCTCTGGCGCTCCACCACCTCCTGATTATGGTCCAGCAGGCGATTGACCTGTTCGGCCAGAGGCTGGATCTCGGTCGGATAATCGCGGGCGATCCGGGCCGCGCGGCCCTTGCGGACGTCGGCGATCTCGTTCCTCAGATCGAACAGGGGCCGCAGCCCGATCTGGACCTGCAGGAAGACCGCGATCACCAGCCCGATCCCCAGGATCAGCAGCGCCGTCCAGGTGAAGGTCGCGAACTGGCGCGTGTCCGTCTCGATGTCGGACCGGTCGATGCCGGCCATGAAGACCAGGGGGCGCGCCCGGTCGGGCAGGGACTTCATGCTGGCGGCAATGTACAGGGGCTGACTCTGGGGGGCCTTGAGCACGCCGGGGTCGTTGAAGCTGATCAGGGTGCCGAACGACGCCTGCAGCCGTTCGGGCAGCTCTCCGCCGACATAAAGTGTCTCTCCCGCCAGTGAGGGCGAACGCGCCAGGATGCGCATCCGACCGTCGGGCCCGACCTCGGCCACCTGCCAGTATTTGCCGGATAGTCCGCGCAGGGTGCGGGCGTCCTTGATCTCGGCGACCGCGATGCCGTCGGGCGTTGCCACGCTGGCCAGGACGACCTCGTCTATGGTGGTGGCCAGGACGTTGCCCAGGCGCCGGAAGGCGCTTTCCTCATACTGGCGCGTCAGCATCCAGCCCGTCAGCATCAGGGCCAGGATGATCCAGGCCGACGCCAGCCAGATGAGGCGGCGCGTCAGACTGCGGCCCGGCCTTCCGAACCAGCGGTCCCAGGACGGTGCCACTTTCGAGCGTACCGGGGTCCCCGCCTCGGGGCTCACGCCGCCTCGGACTCGCCGGTCAGCGGCGTCAGGCGATAGCCGAGCCCGCGCACGGTCTCGATCCGGTCTGATCCGACCTTCTTGCGCAGGCGGCCGATGAAGACCTCGATCGTGTTGGAATCCCGGTCGAAGTCCTGATCGTACAGGTGCTCGACCAGTTCGGTCCGGCTGATGACCCGGCCCTGGTGCATCATCATATAGTGCAGCAGCCGGTATTCCAGCGACGTCAGCCGCAGCGGCTCGCCATTCACGGTCGCGCGCGCCGCCTTGGGATCCAGCCGCAGGCCGCCGCATGACAGGGTCGCCGAGGCGATGCCGGCCGAACGCCGCAGCAGGGCCCGCAGCCGCGCCAGCAACTCCTCGGTGTGGAAGGGCTTGGTCAGATAGTCGTCGGCCCCGGCATCGAAGCCCGAGACCTTGTCCGACCAGGCCCCGCGCGCGGTCAGGATCAGCACGGGTGTCGTCTTGCCATCCCGCCGCCAGCGCTCCAGCACCGAGACGCCGTCGATCTTGGGCAGACCCAGATCCAGCACCACGACGTCATAGGGTTCGGTGTCGCCCAGAAAATGGGCTTCCTCGCCGTCGGCGGCGTGATCGACGGCATAGCCGGCGTCGCCCAGCGCCATCTTCAGCTGACGCGACAGGTCAACGTCATCCTCGACAAGCAGAACACGCATGATCGTTCCCCCAGACCTCAGCCGCCGGCGTCGACGGAAATGTCCATGACACGACCGTCGCGCTCGAAGCGGAAGACATGGCTGTTGCCGCGCATCCCCATATAGCCGACGAAGCGCGCGCCCCCTGCCCGGCCCTGGGCGATGGACTGGGCCTCGGCCACGCTCATCTGTCGGCGCTCGCGCATGTCGCTGCGATCATCGTTGCGATCGCGATCCCCGCGGAAGCCGCCACGGTCCTGCGCGGCCGCGCTCAGGGGCGCTAAGGCGATCAGGGCGGCGAGAAGGATGGCGGAAACGCGGGACATGGGACGCTATGTGACAGATCGCCCGTGAACGGCGGCTGAACATCCAGCTTAGACAGGTTTAACCTCGCGCGAAACCGCTCAGCCGGAGACGCGATCCGAAAAGGGTCGCGCCCCCTTTCGCGTTTCTCAGACTCGAAGAACACCGTCCATCACGGTGATCGCCCGCCCCCGGATCAGCACGCGGTCGCCGGCGCGCTCGCACTCGAACCGTGCGCCGCGTCCGGGAAAGGCCTGCAGGAACCGCAACGTCCGCTGCCCCAGCTTTTCGGCGAACAGGGCCGTCAGCCCGCCGCGCGCCGAGCCCGTCGCCGGGTCTTCGTCCAGCCCGCAGCCCGGCCCGAAGAACCGGTCGATCACATCGACGTCGTCCAGATCCGACAGGGCACAGGCGATCACCTGCCCGCGCTCCATCGCTCCATCGCCGAATGCCAGCAGGGCCTTGCTGTCGGGCCTCAACGACCGGACCGTCGCGGCATCGGCCATGACCGCCATCAGATAACGGCTGGCCCAGACCTCGACCGGCTCGGCCCCCAGCGCCTCGGCCAGGCCCGGTGGCACCTCGACCCGGGTAACGGGATCGACGGGAAAGTCCATCTCGTAACCCTCGCCGCGACGCCCGACCGTCAGCGGTCCGGAGGCGGTGTCGAAGGTCAGGGCATCGGCCGTCACCCCAGGCTCCGCGTACAGAACATGGGCCGCCGCCAGGGTCGCGTGGCCGCACAACGGGACCTCCGTCGCCGGGGTGAACCAGCGCAGATCGAACCGCGCCGGGTCCGGGGTCCGGCGCAGGAAAGCCGTCTCGGAATGGTTGTTCTCGGCCGCCAGGGCCTGCATCCAGCCGTCGTCTGGCCAGACCTCGAACGGTTCGACCACGGCGGCGGGATTGCCCATGAAGGGTCGGTCGGCGAAGGCATCGATGGTCCACTGGCGCATCAGTTGGGCTCCCGGTCTCGCACCGTCAGCTCCGGCCACCGCGCTGTCAGCCTGTCGACCACCCGCGCCCAGTCCCCGGCCACGCCCCGGTTCGGATTGGGGCGCAGGATCAGGCCGAACAGGTCGTCCAGCCCCAGGGGGGCCGCGACGCTGATCGTGTCGTCGGTCTCCAGCCGGATGCCGACGGCGAAGGCCGGGGCCACGAACCGCTCCAGCGCCTCGTCCGTGCTGGCGATGGGGTCATAGGGCTCGCCGAAATGGGCGGGGAACCAGATCGGCACGCGGGCCTGGTTGCGGACCTCGACCGTGCTGGCGAACGGTTCGGCGAAAGCGGCTGCCACCCGCCTGATGACGATATCCTCGGCGTCCCACGAGGTGTCGGCGTCATAGTAGCCGACGTCGAAATCCTTGCGCCCGTAGCCCGCCGGTCGCCCGGTCAGGGCGTTCCAGACCGACTGATAGACCGCCCCCGAAAAGATGCGCCAGTCGGGCAGGTCCTGCGCGCGGACGACGGTCAGCACATGCATCAGGCCATCATCGGCGCCGACGATCTCGACCAGACGGGCTTCAAGGTCGCTCACCGCCCGACCCGCAACGGCCAGCCATGGTCCAGCGGGCCGTGTCCGCCGCCCAGCCCCGGGGCCCGCCGGATCGCCTCGGCGACATAGGCCCACCCCTCCGCCACCGCGACCTCCAGCGGCCGCCCCCGCGCCAGCCCCGCCGCGATCGCGCTGGCCAGGGTGCAACCCGTCCCGTGGGTCGAGGTCGTGTCGACACGCGCGCCTTCCAGCAGGGTCTCGCCGCGCGGCGTCAGCAGCAGGTCGACGACGTTCGGCCCGGGCACATGGCCGCCCTTCATCAGCACCGCGCGCGCGCCCAGCGTCAGAAGCGCCTCGCCGGCCCGGCGCTGGCTGTCCAGATCGACGACCGGGATCCCGGTCAGGGCCTCGGCCTCGGGGGCATTGGGGGTCAGCAGCCCGGCGCGCGGGATCATCAGCGACCGCACGGCCTGCACGGCGTCCTCGTCCAGCAGGGCCGCCCCGCCCTTGGCCACCATCACCGGATCGACCACGGCGATGGCGTCGGACGTATCCAGAATGGCCGCGACCCGCTCCACCACCGCGACCGATCCCAGCATGCCGGTCTTGATCGCATCGGCCCCGATGTCGTCCAGCACGGCCCGCGCCTGGGCCCCGATCAGGTCGAGCGGCAGGGGATGGACGCCGTGAACACCCAGGGTGTTCTGCACCGTGATCGCGGTGATCGCGGTCGCCGCATAGCCGCCCATCGCCGTCACGGCCTTGATGTCGGCCTGGATCCCCGCGCCCCCTCCGGAGTCGGACCCGGCGATGATCAGGACCCGGCCCCTCACGGAACGGCCCCCTCGATCGCCGCCTGCACGGCCAGGGCCTGGACCGTCTCGCGCACATCGTGGACCCGCACGATGGAGGCCCCCCGCGCCGCCGCGTCCAGGGCGATGGCCAGCGAACCCCCCAGCCGGTCTCCCGCCTCGACCGCCGACGGATCGAGGTTGCGGATCATGCGCTTTCGACTGGCTCCCATCAGCACCGGATAGCCGGTCCGGGTCAGCTGTCCCAGCCCGGCGATCAGCGTCAGATTGTGCTCGATCGTCTTGCCGAAGCCGACCCCGGGATCGAGGGTGATCCGCGCCCGCGCGACGCCCGCCGCCTCGGCCACCCGCGCCCGCGCGACCAGATAGTCCGTCACCTCGGCCATCACGTCGTCATAGCGCGGTTCCACCTGCATCGAGCGTGGCTCGCCCAGCATGTGCATCAGCACGACCTCGCACCCCAGATCGGCCGCGACCGCCGGGCTGTCGGGCGAGAAGGTCAGGGCCGTCACATCGTTCCAGATCCTGGCCCCCGCCGCCATGGCCGCGCGCGCGACCTCGGGCTTCATGGTGTCGATGCTGATGGGGCCATGCCAGCGGGCGTGGACCGCCTCGATCACCGGGATCGTCCGCGCGATCTCCTCGTCGGCCGGAACCGGCTCGGCCCCCGGCCGCGTCGACTCGCCCCCGATGTCCAGGATGTCGGCCCCGTCGCCGATCAGCTTCATCGCCTGGGCCAGCCCGCCCTCGGCCGAGGCATGCAGGCCACCGTCCGAGAAACTGTCCGGCGTGACGTTGAGAATGCCCATGACGCGGGGACGGCTCACGCGGGTTCCGCCTGCGGACAGAGGGTCCCGGGGTCACGCGGGGTGAAGCGCTGAAGGACGCGCGAATCGACGACCACCGGCGCCATCAGCCCCTCTTTCCGATCAGTCCGCCCAGGGCTTCGAGATAGGCGGCGAATGCCTTTCGGCCAGAGGGGGTCAGGGTCACACGCGTCAGGGGCTTGTTGTCCCTGAAGCTCTTGTCGATCGCCACATGGCCCGCCTCCTCCAGCTTCTTCAGATGGACGGAGAGGTTGCCCTGCGTGGCCTCCAGCACCGTCTTCAGCTCGGTGAAGTCGGCCGTCTCGACGTCGGCCAGATAGACCATGATCCCCAGCCGCATGCGACCGTGGATGACCTCGTCGATCCGGCCCAGATCGCCCAGCGACATGGAGTCAGGCCTCGGCGCGGAGGGCGTCACGCAGGATGATGGCGCCGGGCAGGGCGAACAGCAGGAACAGGGCGGCCGTCGCGACCCAGAGATAGGTGACCGGCTCCCGCACCAGCAGGCCCAGGGCCACGGCCGTCGTCCAGTGCCCGGCGGCCACCAGTCCCATCCAGGCCTTGCGCTTCAGGGTCCAGGCCACGAACCAGGCCATGGCCTGGAAGGCGAAGACGATGGCGGGATAGTAGAGCCAGACCGCGAAATCGGCGTCTCGCGCCGAACCGGCGCCGAAGATGATGATGACCGCCATATTGCCCAGGCCCGTGGCGGTGAAGGCGCTGTTCATGGCACGGCCGGCCGTCGGTCCCTTGGTCGCCGCGACGCCGGACCGACGGTCTGCGACGACCACCCAGGCGATGGCCACGCACATCGCCCCTGTGATGGCCACGACGAAGGTCAGGGTCGCCCAGTCGGGCCAGCGGACCAGGCCGGCGATCTGGCCCAGATGGAACAGACACTGGACCCCGTAGAGGAGCCCGCCGACCAAAAAGAGCACGCCCATGGGAATTTGCTTGCGCCCACCCCCGCCCTCCACGATCGCGCGCAGGAAGGCGAGGTCGGCCTCGGCGGACGGCTTGCTGGAGTGTTCGGACATAGCGATTCTCTCTCTGGACCGGCCCGTCCGGGGTGGACGAGCCGGTCGATCTTGGCAAGCTATTCGGCGGCGACGGTCGTCATCGGCACGGATTTGCGCCACGGGACGCGCCGACCGTTCAGCCAGCGTCCCATGAAGCTGTGGCGGATCAGCAGTTCATAGGTGATCAGGCAGACGGCGAAGACGCCCAGCGACACCCCGCCCAGCTTCAGCCACCAGGGCCCGGCCCAGTCCTGCACCCAGACCTGGGCCAGCATGACGAGCGGCAGATGCAGGATGTAGACCCAGTAGGAGGCATCGGCGAGATAGCGCCGGATCGCGCTGTATCCCGACAGGAAGCGCAGGCACAGCCCCATCGCCGCGAGGGCGGAGCTGTAGACGGCCAGGGCCGTCACCGCCGCCGCGATCGCCTTTTCATCGGTCAGTTCGACCATGGGCGTGATCTTCGGGCCGCCGGCCAGATGCCAGGCGGCGACACCCGAAACCACGGCGACGACCAGGAACAGCGGCGACCAGGCGGCGATCCGGTTCAACAGGTCGCGACGCCGGTCGATCAGGAAGCCGAGGCCGAACGCCAGACCGAACCCGACCAGGGCCGCGGTGTGCGGCACCAGTCCCGCATCCGGCGTCGGCACGGCGAAGAAGGCGATCCATTTCGGATCCAGATAAAGGGCCAGGGCCAGGGGCGCGGCCAGAACGGCCGGCGTCCACGGCCCGATCAGGGCACCGGTCATCCTGTCCACCATCCGACCCCAGCCGCCATCCCTGTCCAGCAGGGCGAAGGGCGCGCGCAGGATCAGAACCCCCGCATAGAAGAGGGTCAGCACATAGAGGAACCACAGGTGTGTCAGCGGGAAATTGGTCCAGTCATAGGTCGGCGGCGGGGGCGCCGACGCGCCCGGCACGACCAGGCCGTTCACATAGGAGGTCCAGATCAGGGCCCCGACGATGCCGACCATCACCGGAAACCAGAAGGCCGCCAGTGGCCCCGTGATCCGCAGGGCCCGGTCCCTGACAAAGCCCGGCCATCCCCGGCGCGCCAGCATCATATGGGCGAACAGGCCTGCGATCAGGAAGAAGGCCGTCATGCGGAACAGGTGGATGGCGAAGAACAGCCCGGCCGCGCCGATGGACCGGCTCTCGTCGGCGACGATCCAGATCTGCTGCGGAAAGAAGGCCAGGCTCGCGTGCAGGACGACGCCCAGCAACAGGGCGCCGGCCCTCAGTGCGTCCAGTCCATGCAGTCGGTCCGGTCGGTGGATTTCGGTGGTCATGACGCTTCTCCCTCGTGTGGAGCGCCATATCTCACAGACTTGTTTAGATTGCAAACATGTTCATCAAAAAGACCCCCGCCTCGTTGCGCGAGGGCGGGGTTCTTATGCCTAGTGGACGGTGGGGTGCTGATCCGCGGCGACGACCGTGACGCCTTCCGATACCGGCGTCACCGGCACTGATACCGAAGGCCCGGCGTTGGGGAAGTTGTTCTCGTCGCGGTTCGGGGCCGCGCCCTTCTCCAGCAGGTCCTTGATCTCCTCGCCCGACAGGGTCTCGTACTCCAGCAGCGCCTGGGCCAGGGTTTCGAGGTCGGTGGCCTTGCGGGTCAGGATCTCGCGGGCCTCGTCCCAGCCCGAGGTGACCAGCCGCTTGACCTCGGCGTCGATGGTGCGGGCGGTCTCCTCGCTGATGTTCTGGCTGCGGGCGACCGAGTGACCCAGGAAGACTTCCTGTTCGTTCTCGCCATAGGCCACCGTGCCCAGCACATCGGAGAAGCCCCACTGGGTCACCATCCGCCTGGCCAGCTTGGTCGCCTGCTGGATGTCGGACGATGCGCCGGAGGTGATGTTCTCCTTGCCGAAGATGAGCTCCTCGGCCACGCGGCCTCCGGCCATGATGGCGATACGATCGACCATCTGCTGGTATTTCATCGAATAGCGGTCGCCTTCCGGCAGCTGCATCACCATGCCCAGGGCCTGTCCGCGCGGGACGATGGTCGCCTTGTGCACCGGATCCGCCATCTTGACGTTCATGGCGACGATGGCGTGGCCACCCTCGTGATAGGCGGTCAGGCGGCGCTCTTCCTCGTTCATGGCCATGGACTTGCGCTCGGCGCCCATCATGACCTTGTCCTTGGCGTCCTCGAAGTCGCGATGGGTGACCATGCGCCGGTCCTTGCGCGCCGCCATCAGGGCTGCCTCATTGACCAGATTGGCCAGGTCGGCCCCCGAGAAGCCGGGCGTGCCCCGTGCGATGGTCTTGACGTTGACGTCGGCGGCCAGGGGCACGTCCTTCATGTGCACGCGGAGAATACGCTCTCGGCCGGAAACGTCCGGGTTCGGCACAACGACCTGACGGTCGAAGCGGCCGGGGCGCAGCAGGGCCGGGTCCAGAACGTCGGGACGGTTGGTGGCGGCGATCAGGATGATGCCTTCATTGGCCTCGAACCCGTCCATCTCGACCAGCAGCTGGTTGAGCGTCTGCTCGCGCTCGTCATTGCCGCCGCCCAGGCCCGCGCCGCGGTGCCGTCCGACGGCGTCGATCTCGTCGATGAAGATGATGCAGGGCGCGTTCTTCTTGGCCTGTTCGAACATGTCACGCACGCGGCTGGCGCCGACGCCCACGAACATCTCGACGAAGTCAGAGCCCGAGATGGAGAAGAAGGGCACGCCCGCCTCACCCGCCACGGCACGGGCCAGCAGCGTCTTGCCGGTGCCGGGAGGGCCGACCAGCAGGGCACCCTTGGGGATCTTGCCGCCCAGGCGCTGGAACTTGGCGGGGTCCTTGAGGAAGTCGACGACCTCCTGAAGTTCCTCCTTGGCCTCGTCCACGCCGGCGACGTCGTCGAAAGTCTTGCGACCCTTGTGCTCGGTCAGCAGTTTGGCCTTCGACTTGCCAAAGCCCATGGCCCCGCGCGTGCCGCCCTGCATCTGGCGCATGAAAAAGACCCACACGCCGATCAGCAGAAGGATCGGCAGCAGCCCCAGAAGGGCGCTCATCCAGACCGACTGGCGCATCGTCTTGGCCCCGACGTCGACGCCCGCGGCGTCCAGACGGGCGGCCAGCTGGTTGTCCGAAATCGGCACCACGGCGGTGAAACGGGTGTCGTTCTTGTAGACGCCGCTGACCTGGTCGCCCGAGATCATGACTGACTTGACCTCACCGGCCGCCACCTGGTCGTTCAGCTGCGAATAGCTGATCGCCACCGGCCGCGCGGCAGCAGCGGTGCTCCCACCCGGCATGCTCATGCCGCTGCCCTGGCTGATCGCCGCATAGACGGCCAGAAGACCCAGCAGGATCACGCCCCAGATGGCCATGTTGCGCAGGTTCATCGCTCTGATTTCCTAGGTCACCGGACCGCTGTCCGGCATGGGTTTCACGTGTTCGGATTCAAAATAGGTCAGACGGCGGCGTTTCGCCATGGATCGGTCCGTGAAGGTCGCATTCCTGCGTCGTTTCGCCCAGCGCCAGGGCCAGACGACGCGGCGCAAGCGCACGAACCCTCGCCTCTCGCCATGCAAGAACCGGCCCATCCGATCCGTCCCGGATCAGCACCGGCAGGGCAGCGCGGCCCCAGGGCTCGACCGTATCGACGATGGCGCGATCCGCCTTCGACAGCCGGTTCAGGCGGCCGAGGGCGGCGGTCACGGTCCAGCCGGGTTCGCGCGCGGTGATCTCATAGCGACCGTCCCAGACGGCGGGGATGTTGGGATGAAGGGAGATGTCGGCGACGGGCTTTCGCTTCAGTTCGCCCGCCTCGCGGCCGATGATCCCGCGATCGGACGAGACCTCGATCCTCGCCCCGGCCAGGGTCGCGGTGAAAGGGTCACCCGTTCGGAGCCGGTCCGCGAGGGCCGCCAGCCGCTCGGTCCGGGGCAGACGATCGTGCCCGGCGGCGCAGAGCAGGGTCATGGCGAGATCCGCTCCCACTTCCTCGAATCCCTCTCCCAGCGGGAGAGGGCTTGAGACTCGCAGAGCGGAGCGATGCGCCTTCAGCCGAAAGGGTGAGGGGTCAAGGTGCGAACCGGCAAGCGCATGACGCGCTCGCCCCCTGGCAAACCGGTCATTCCCCGGATCCTCGATCCATCCCTGACCGGCCCAGCGCAGCCTGTCCCGCAGCGCCTCCCGCCGCTCGCCCAGCATCGGCCGCATCAGCATCAGCCCCCGCCCCTGAGGCCAGGCCGGGCTCGGCGACCATTCCCGCAAGCCCCCCAGGGTCGAACCCCGCATCCGCATCCAGTCGCTTTCGGCGATGTCGTCGGCGGTGTGGGCGAACAGCACGACCCTGCCCCCCGCCTCTCGCGCCGCGTCGGCGATCAGGGCATGGCGGGCCCGGCGCGCGGCGGCGGGCAGGCCGGTGGCGGGCTTGTCACCCTGCCAGCGGCGTTCGATCCAGTCCGCGCCGACGGCCCGTGCCGCCCCGGCACAGAAGCGGCTCCAGGTGGCGGCCTCAGGGTTCAACCCGTGATCGACGGTGATGGCCAGAAGCCGACGCCCGGCCTCGCGCGCCCAGTCGGCCGCGATCGACAGCAGGGCCATGGAGTCCCCGCCGCCGGACAGGGCCAGAGCAATGGGAGGGTCGACGTTCCGCTCCAGCCGCGCATCCAGCCGTGCCCGGACCCGCGCGCCCAGATCGTCGGTCAGCGGCAGTTCGCGGCCCGGCCGGTGTCCGCCGCGATCTGGCGCAGACCCGGCGTCGAGGTCGCCGCATAGCGCCGGTTGTACTCACCCAGCGCCGCGCACGCCTGCGGATCGCGATTGGTCGCCTCCAGACCGCGCGCCAGCTTCAGCGTGACCTCGCCCGCCCAGGCCAGCGTCGGCCAGCCCTGCAGGGCCTGGGCATATTGCTGTACCGCCCCGGTCTGATCGCCACCCGCGCGGATGATGTCGCCCACCCGCCACAGCGCCTCGCGCGCGGTAGGGGTATCGGGCCAGTTGATGGTCACGGCCTCCAGCGCCGCCCGACCCCGCGCCGGATCGGTGCCCAGCAGCACCCGGGCCGCGGCCAGGTCCGAGGCGGCGTCGCCGGTCGGGGAGCGGGGCCGGGCCGCTTCGGCTTCGGCGGCTTCCTGGGCGGCGCGGGCCTCGGCGGCGGCGCGCTCCAGCGCCTGCACGCGGCCTTCCACGTCGGTCAGGCGCATGCGCAGGGCCGCATTGTCGCGGTCGCTCTCGTCCAGCGAGAAGGTCATCCGCTCCAGATCGCCGTTCACCCGCTGGACCGTGGCCTCCAGATCGCGAAGCCGTCGATCCATCGCGCCGACGCGCCCCTGCAGCGCCAGGACCTCGGGGTCCGGCTCGACCAGCACGGGCTGTCCCTGACTGTTCCTCTGGGTCAGGGCGCGCTCCAGACGCCGGACGTTGCGGTCCAGCGTATCGAGGCGGCGATTGTCCCACTGTACCGCGGGCAGCGGCTGGGTCTGGGCCACGACGGCCCCGCCGACCAGCCCGCAGCCGACGACGGCCAGGGCGATGTTCCGAAAGGTGAGCAGGCTTTTCATGATGCTACAGCTTTCACCGATTTGGGGCCACCGCAAGGCGTCAGGAGGTCAGCCCCAGAACGATGATGCCCAGAATGAAGAAAACCAGCACAAAGAAGCAGAAGATCAGCAGGGCGACCGTTCGCCAGAGCGCCGAAAAGATCGACAGACCATAGGTCCCCTTCAACTGCGCAAACATATGAATGGGGATGATCCAGAACACCGCCGCGCTGGTGATCGCCCCCATCCAGCCAGGGCCCATACCGGATGCCAGCTGACCCATAAAGAGGATCGACATGAAGGTCAGAGAGTACAGCACGAAGACGCCGTGGTCGTACCAGGTGAATCCTCGCTTCCAGGCGAACAACAGCCAGACGAACGGGATCGACAGCGGCACGAGCAGGAAGGCGAATTTGTAGAGCGTCTGCTGGATCTTGTAGAGGGCGAAGTCGGGGTTTGCGAGCTTGTGCAGGATCTTCTCCTTCAGCTTCTCGTCACCGATCCCGATCTGGACGCGCCGGTCATGAACCGCATCGGCCACCCCGGCCTGCCAGCTGCCGGGGGTCAGAC is part of the Brevundimonas sp. AJA228-03 genome and harbors:
- the ftsH gene encoding ATP-dependent zinc metalloprotease FtsH, translating into MNLRNMAIWGVILLGLLAVYAAISQGSGMSMPGGSTAAAARPVAISYSQLNDQVAAGEVKSVMISGDQVSGVYKNDTRFTAVVPISDNQLAARLDAAGVDVGAKTMRQSVWMSALLGLLPILLLIGVWVFFMRQMQGGTRGAMGFGKSKAKLLTEHKGRKTFDDVAGVDEAKEELQEVVDFLKDPAKFQRLGGKIPKGALLVGPPGTGKTLLARAVAGEAGVPFFSISGSDFVEMFVGVGASRVRDMFEQAKKNAPCIIFIDEIDAVGRHRGAGLGGGNDEREQTLNQLLVEMDGFEANEGIILIAATNRPDVLDPALLRPGRFDRQVVVPNPDVSGRERILRVHMKDVPLAADVNVKTIARGTPGFSGADLANLVNEAALMAARKDRRMVTHRDFEDAKDKVMMGAERKSMAMNEEERRLTAYHEGGHAIVAMNVKMADPVHKATIVPRGQALGMVMQLPEGDRYSMKYQQMVDRIAIMAGGRVAEELIFGKENITSGASSDIQQATKLARRMVTQWGFSDVLGTVAYGENEQEVFLGHSVARSQNISEETARTIDAEVKRLVTSGWDEAREILTRKATDLETLAQALLEYETLSGEEIKDLLEKGAAPNRDENNFPNAGPSVSVPVTPVSEGVTVVAADQHPTVH
- a CDS encoding acyltransferase family protein produces the protein MTTEIHRPDRLHGLDALRAGALLLGVVLHASLAFFPQQIWIVADESRSIGAAGLFFAIHLFRMTAFFLIAGLFAHMMLARRGWPGFVRDRALRITGPLAAFWFPVMVGIVGALIWTSYVNGLVVPGASAPPPPTYDWTNFPLTHLWFLYVLTLFYAGVLILRAPFALLDRDGGWGRMVDRMTGALIGPWTPAVLAAPLALALYLDPKWIAFFAVPTPDAGLVPHTAALVGFGLAFGLGFLIDRRRDLLNRIAAWSPLFLVVAVVSGVAAWHLAGGPKITPMVELTDEKAIAAAVTALAVYSSALAAMGLCLRFLSGYSAIRRYLADASYWVYILHLPLVMLAQVWVQDWAGPWWLKLGGVSLGVFAVCLITYELLIRHSFMGRWLNGRRVPWRKSVPMTTVAAE
- a CDS encoding tRNA lysidine(34) synthetase; translation: MALLSIAADWAREAGRRLLAITVDHGLNPEAATWSRFCAGAARAVGADWIERRWQGDKPATGLPAAARRARHALIADAAREAGGRVVLFAHTADDIAESDWMRMRGSTLGGLREWSPSPAWPQGRGLMLMRPMLGERREALRDRLRWAGQGWIEDPGNDRFARGRARHALAGSHLDPSPFRLKAHRSALRVSSPLPLGEGFEEVGADLAMTLLCAAGHDRLPRTERLAALADRLRTGDPFTATLAGARIEVSSDRGIIGREAGELKRKPVADISLHPNIPAVWDGRYEITAREPGWTVTAALGRLNRLSKADRAIVDTVEPWGRAALPVLIRDGSDGPVLAWREARVRALAPRRLALALGETTQECDLHGPIHGETPPSDLF
- a CDS encoding tol-pal system YbgF family protein — protein: MKSLLTFRNIALAVVGCGLVGGAVVAQTQPLPAVQWDNRRLDTLDRNVRRLERALTQRNSQGQPVLVEPDPEVLALQGRVGAMDRRLRDLEATVQRVNGDLERMTFSLDESDRDNAALRMRLTDVEGRVQALERAAAEARAAQEAAEAEAARPRSPTGDAASDLAAARVLLGTDPARGRAALEAVTINWPDTPTAREALWRVGDIIRAGGDQTGAVQQYAQALQGWPTLAWAGEVTLKLARGLEATNRDPQACAALGEYNRRYAATSTPGLRQIAADTGRAANCR